Proteins encoded in a region of the Mucispirillum schaedleri ASF457 genome:
- a CDS encoding ABC-F family ATP-binding cassette domain-containing protein → MKNTFMISFDNVSKSYGSKILFENVTFNINKGERIGLVGRNGNGKTTLMRIITGEEEADSGKISIPKNYKIGFLKQHIKFAKNTVIEEAMLGLTDEEIHDKWKAEKILFGLGFKEEDMEKSPSSFSGGFQVRLMLAQTLLANPDLLLLDEPTNYLDIVSVRWLKGFLNLWKGELLLITHDRQFMDDIISHTAGIHRAKVRKIEGRTDKFYEQIARDEEIYEKTRINDEQKRKELEQYITRFRAKARLAGLVQSRIKTLNKMEKKDKLEAIKNLEFAFKYKPIASKQIMRAENISFSYDGRKFLINDLSIIIGSEDKIAVIGKNGKGKSTLLKVLAGILPASSGNVIYHTGCVKGYYEQTNISSLNPDNTIEEEIQSVSDTFDRTYVRNICGAMLFEQDAALKKIKVLSGGEKSRVMLGKIIASPQNVLMLDEPTNHLDMDACDSLIEAVDNFNGAVIMVTHNEMFLHALANRLIVFQNEYPYVFEGTYEEFLEKEGWQEENTAKLKEAKTKLNKKDARKLRSEIISEKNKVLKPLEQLVEKLENDISTYENEVAELNRLLIEASTNNDGLLIGEYGKRLAELNKMIENAFTELDSAVTELETKQQEYENKLNQIEE, encoded by the coding sequence GCAATGGCAAAACAACTCTTATGCGTATTATAACAGGGGAAGAAGAAGCAGACAGTGGCAAAATCTCTATTCCTAAAAATTATAAAATCGGCTTTTTAAAGCAGCATATTAAGTTTGCAAAAAATACAGTTATAGAAGAAGCTATGCTTGGACTTACTGATGAAGAAATCCATGATAAATGGAAAGCAGAAAAAATTCTTTTTGGTTTAGGCTTTAAAGAAGAAGATATGGAAAAGAGCCCGTCATCTTTTTCTGGTGGTTTTCAAGTGCGTCTGATGCTTGCTCAAACATTACTTGCAAACCCTGATTTATTACTGCTTGATGAACCTACAAACTATCTTGATATTGTATCTGTAAGGTGGCTTAAAGGTTTTTTAAATTTATGGAAAGGAGAGCTTTTACTTATTACTCATGACAGGCAGTTTATGGATGATATAATTAGCCATACAGCAGGCATTCACAGGGCAAAAGTGCGTAAAATAGAAGGTAGAACTGATAAATTTTATGAGCAGATAGCACGAGATGAAGAAATATATGAAAAAACACGGATAAATGATGAGCAGAAGCGTAAAGAGTTAGAACAGTATATTACAAGGTTTAGAGCAAAGGCACGGCTTGCAGGGCTTGTGCAAAGCCGTATAAAAACTCTTAATAAAATGGAGAAAAAGGATAAACTTGAAGCCATTAAAAACTTGGAATTTGCTTTTAAGTATAAGCCTATTGCATCAAAACAGATTATGCGTGCGGAAAATATTTCCTTTTCTTATGATGGTAGGAAATTTTTAATTAATGACTTATCTATAATAATAGGCAGTGAAGATAAAATAGCAGTGATTGGTAAAAATGGCAAGGGTAAATCTACTCTTTTAAAGGTGCTTGCAGGGATACTTCCAGCTTCAAGCGGAAATGTTATATATCATACAGGATGTGTGAAAGGTTATTATGAGCAGACAAATATTTCTTCTTTAAATCCAGATAACACTATAGAAGAAGAAATCCAGTCAGTTTCAGATACTTTTGATAGAACTTATGTTAGAAATATATGCGGAGCTATGCTCTTTGAGCAGGATGCAGCACTTAAAAAAATAAAAGTTCTTTCAGGCGGCGAAAAAAGCCGTGTTATGCTTGGTAAAATTATAGCAAGCCCGCAGAATGTTTTAATGCTTGATGAGCCAACAAACCATTTGGATATGGATGCATGTGATTCTTTAATAGAAGCAGTTGATAATTTTAATGGAGCTGTTATAATGGTAACTCATAATGAAATGTTCCTGCATGCACTTGCAAATAGATTAATAGTATTTCAGAATGAATATCCTTATGTATTTGAAGGCACTTATGAAGAGTTTTTAGAAAAAGAAGGCTGGCAGGAAGAAAATACAGCTAAATTAAAGGAAGCAAAAACAAAACTGAATAAGAAAGATGCCAGAAAATTAAGAAGTGAGATAATATCAGAAAAAAATAAAGTATTGAAGCCATTAGAACAGCTTGTGGAAAAGCTGGAAAATGATATAAGCACTTATGAAAATGAAGTAGCAGAATTAAATAGATTATTAATTGAAGCATCAACTAATAATGATGGACTTTTGATTGGAGAATATGGTAAAAGATTAGCAGAACTTAATAAAATGATAGAAAATGCTTTTACTGAGCTTGATAGTGCTGTTACAGAGCTGGAAACAAAACAGCAGGAATATGAAAATAAATTAAACCAAATAGAAGAATAA
- a CDS encoding JAB domain-containing protein, whose translation MDNKKPHYQGHRQRLKKKFDEAPSVLADYEILELILGYCIPRKDVKPLAKEMLMQAGSIGNIFNINFQQFDGAGKETERFFRIAAEFYNRIENSYCETKQSLSSPEQIYRLLKYHIGFAENENFAVILLNSKGFLIDKKIMTEGVVNNAIVYPRQIAEYALKNKAVSVVIAHNHPSGDSSPSRKDIELTNIVAESLSTLGIKLRDHIIVCKNEYSSLYDLGYIKN comes from the coding sequence ATGGATAATAAAAAGCCTCACTATCAAGGTCATAGACAGCGACTGAAAAAGAAGTTTGATGAAGCACCATCAGTTTTAGCTGATTATGAAATATTAGAATTAATACTTGGTTACTGTATACCTAGAAAGGATGTGAAGCCGCTTGCGAAAGAAATGCTTATGCAGGCAGGCTCTATTGGCAATATTTTTAATATTAACTTCCAGCAGTTTGATGGTGCAGGAAAAGAAACAGAAAGATTTTTTAGGATAGCTGCTGAATTTTATAACAGGATAGAAAACTCATATTGTGAAACAAAGCAGTCGCTTTCTAGTCCGGAGCAGATATACAGGCTTTTAAAATATCATATCGGGTTTGCAGAAAATGAAAATTTTGCAGTAATCCTATTAAACAGTAAAGGTTTCCTTATTGATAAGAAAATAATGACAGAGGGTGTTGTAAATAATGCGATAGTATACCCTAGACAGATAGCAGAATATGCACTGAAAAATAAGGCAGTAAGTGTTGTTATCGCACATAACCACCCGTCAGGAGACAGCAGCCCGTCTAGAAAAGATATAGAGCTTACAAATATAGTAGCAGAATCGCTTTCCACTCTTGGCATTAAGCTGAGAGACCATATAATAGTATGCAAAAATGAATATTCAAGCCTTTATGACTTAGGATATATAAAAAACTAG
- the groES gene encoding co-chaperone GroES: MAKIQPLQDRVIVKRFESEEKTASGIFIPDSAKEKPQEGEVVAVGAGKYLDNGNVIKPTVKTGDKVLFSKYAGTEVKIEGVDLLIMREDDILGIIG; the protein is encoded by the coding sequence ATGGCTAAAATCCAACCTTTACAAGACAGAGTAATTGTTAAACGCTTTGAAAGCGAAGAAAAAACTGCATCAGGTATTTTTATCCCTGATTCTGCAAAAGAAAAACCACAGGAAGGTGAAGTAGTTGCAGTTGGTGCAGGTAAATATTTAGATAATGGTAATGTTATAAAACCAACAGTAAAAACAGGGGATAAAGTTCTTTTCAGTAAATATGCTGGAACAGAAGTTAAAATAGAGGGTGTTGACCTGCTTATTATGAGAGAAGATGATATATTAGGTATCATTGGATAA
- the groL gene encoding chaperonin GroEL (60 kDa chaperone family; promotes refolding of misfolded polypeptides especially under stressful conditions; forms two stacked rings of heptamers to form a barrel-shaped 14mer; ends can be capped by GroES; misfolded proteins enter the barrel where they are refolded when GroES binds) has protein sequence MAKNITFSEDARQAIMRGVDQLANAVKVTLGPKGRNVVIEKKFGTPLITKDGVSVAKEVELADALENIGAQMVKEVASKTNDVAGDGTTTATVLAQYIYRDGMKNVVAGANPMEIKRGIDKAVEAVIAELQKISKVVSTNKEIEQVGSISANNDSEIGGIIAKAMDKVGKDGVITIEENKSMETVLDVVEGMQFDRGYLSPYFVNNPDTMEAVVENAYIIIHEKKISNMKDILPVLEKLAKVNAPFVIIAEDIEGEALATLVLNKLRGTLNCVAVKAPGFGDRRKEMLKDIAVLTGGQVITDDLGIKIDSVELEDLGRAKKVVIDKDNTTIVEGAGNTDDIKARVTQIKKQIEDTTSDYDREKLQERLAKLIGGVAVIKVGAATETEMKEKKHRVEDALAATKAAVEEGIVPGGGVALVRTVSALKNIKVSQEQQVGVNIIARALEYPLRQIVENAGLESSVIVNKIKASKNVNYGFNAYTENYEDMMAAGVIDPTKVTRSALQNAASVAGLMITTEAVITEIKEKAAPAVPDMGGMGGMGGMGMM, from the coding sequence ATGGCTAAAAATATTACATTCAGTGAAGATGCTCGTCAGGCTATTATGCGTGGTGTTGACCAGCTTGCAAATGCAGTTAAAGTTACACTTGGACCAAAAGGAAGAAATGTTGTTATAGAAAAAAAATTCGGCACACCATTAATCACTAAAGATGGTGTTAGTGTTGCAAAAGAAGTGGAACTTGCAGACGCTCTTGAAAATATTGGTGCTCAAATGGTTAAAGAAGTTGCATCTAAAACTAACGATGTAGCAGGTGACGGCACTACTACTGCAACAGTGCTTGCTCAATATATTTATAGAGATGGTATGAAAAATGTTGTAGCTGGTGCTAACCCTATGGAAATCAAAAGAGGTATAGATAAAGCGGTTGAAGCAGTTATTGCAGAACTCCAAAAAATTTCAAAAGTAGTAAGCACTAATAAAGAAATTGAACAAGTTGGCTCAATTTCAGCTAATAATGATAGTGAAATTGGTGGTATCATTGCAAAAGCAATGGATAAAGTTGGTAAAGACGGTGTTATCACTATTGAAGAAAACAAATCTATGGAAACAGTTTTAGATGTTGTTGAAGGTATGCAGTTTGACAGAGGCTATCTCTCTCCATATTTTGTAAATAACCCAGATACTATGGAAGCAGTTGTTGAAAATGCTTACATTATTATCCATGAGAAAAAAATCTCTAATATGAAAGATATTCTTCCAGTATTAGAAAAACTTGCAAAAGTAAATGCTCCATTTGTTATTATAGCAGAAGATATTGAAGGTGAAGCACTTGCAACACTTGTATTAAATAAACTTCGCGGCACATTAAACTGTGTGGCTGTAAAAGCTCCTGGCTTTGGCGACAGAAGAAAAGAAATGCTTAAAGATATTGCAGTATTAACTGGCGGTCAGGTTATTACTGATGATTTAGGTATTAAAATAGATAGTGTTGAACTTGAAGATTTAGGCAGAGCAAAAAAAGTTGTTATTGATAAAGATAACACAACAATTGTTGAAGGAGCAGGTAATACTGACGATATTAAAGCAAGAGTTACTCAAATCAAAAAACAAATTGAAGATACTACAAGTGACTATGACAGAGAAAAACTTCAAGAACGCCTTGCTAAATTAATTGGTGGTGTAGCAGTTATTAAAGTTGGTGCTGCAACAGAAACTGAAATGAAAGAGAAAAAACATAGAGTGGAAGATGCTCTTGCAGCTACAAAAGCAGCTGTTGAAGAAGGCATTGTTCCTGGAGGCGGTGTTGCATTAGTAAGAACTGTTTCAGCTCTTAAAAATATAAAAGTTTCTCAAGAACAGCAGGTTGGTGTAAATATTATTGCAAGAGCTTTAGAATATCCATTACGCCAGATTGTTGAAAATGCAGGACTTGAATCAAGTGTTATTGTCAATAAAATCAAAGCAAGCAAAAATGTTAACTATGGTTTTAATGCTTATACAGAAAACTATGAAGATATGATGGCTGCAGGTGTTATTGACCCAACTAAAGTTACTCGTTCAGCATTACAAAATGCTGCATCAGTTGCTGGTCTTATGATTACAACAGAAGCAGTTATCACTGAAATTAAAGAAAAAGCAGCTCCAGCAGTTCCTGATATGGGAGGCATGGGCGGTATGGGTGGAATGGGTATGATGTAA
- a CDS encoding IS3 family transposase: MFKKAGSLNAVKGTESSTEKAQIITALRLYYSLDILLSVSNMKRSTYYYNVKKPAALDKYAEVKAYILEIYEKSNKTYGYPRITKALEKLGYTYDRKTVYKLMKELKISSLIRVKKRYKQGRVSHICSNKLNRAFTSEKPCLKWVTDVAEIKINNEKVYLSAIMDLYNREITAYSVSKYNNEEMVIDNLKQAIDKTKDTTGLMIHSDQGILYQANQFRKLLKENNIEQSMSRRGNCYDNAVMESFFATLKCELVYINKFKNIEQFKYELEKYIDFYNNYRIKANGLTPLQEKEIYLVA; the protein is encoded by the coding sequence ATATTTAAAAAAGCTGGAAGCCTTAATGCAGTCAAAGGAACAGAGAGTTCAACAGAAAAAGCACAAATAATAACTGCATTAAGGCTGTATTACAGTTTGGATATCCTGTTGTCTGTGAGTAATATGAAAAGAAGCACTTACTATTATAATGTTAAAAAGCCTGCTGCATTAGATAAATATGCAGAAGTCAAGGCATATATATTAGAAATATATGAAAAATCTAACAAGACTTACGGCTATCCAAGAATAACAAAGGCATTAGAGAAACTGGGTTATACTTATGACAGGAAGACAGTGTATAAATTGATGAAAGAACTAAAAATTTCATCACTAATCAGGGTTAAGAAAAGGTATAAACAAGGCAGAGTAAGTCATATATGCAGCAATAAATTAAACAGAGCCTTTACAAGTGAGAAACCATGTTTAAAATGGGTAACAGATGTGGCAGAGATAAAAATTAATAATGAAAAGGTGTATTTATCAGCAATAATGGATTTGTATAACAGAGAAATAACAGCATACAGTGTAAGCAAATATAATAATGAAGAAATGGTAATAGATAATTTAAAACAGGCAATAGATAAAACAAAAGATACAACAGGGTTAATGATACATTCAGACCAGGGTATATTATATCAGGCTAATCAATTTAGAAAGTTATTAAAGGAAAATAATATAGAGCAGAGTATGTCAAGGCGTGGCAACTGCTATGATAATGCTGTTATGGAAAGTTTCTTTGCTACTTTAAAATGTGAATTGGTTTATATTAACAAATTCAAAAATATAGAACAGTTTAAATATGAACTTGAAAAATATATTGATTTCTATAATAATTACAGAATAAAAGCTAATGGACTTACACCTTTACAGGAAAAAGAAATTTATTTAGTGGCTTAG
- the murI gene encoding glutamate racemase, whose product MAIGIYDSGIGGLTVYKAVAAYFKKQDLIYLGDVARVPYGNRSKETIIRYSVECASFLKEKYNISALIAACNTISSHAIPDLDNSLNIPVLGVIKPGAKYAVDLTKNKKIGVLGTHATVNSKSYIHAIKEILPDAQVYQQACPLFVPLVEEAVISGKMAETVVEETLKNIAETGIDTVILGCTHYPVLKDLIAKYLPNVSIVDSTHYIIEDIKKLNLSDTEKGLREVLVTDDTPAFLSLKNILVGNVPVQVVDINK is encoded by the coding sequence ATGGCAATAGGCATATATGATTCAGGTATAGGCGGCTTAACAGTATATAAAGCAGTAGCAGCATATTTTAAAAAGCAGGATTTAATATATCTTGGCGATGTAGCAAGAGTGCCTTATGGCAACCGTTCAAAAGAAACTATTATCCGTTACAGTGTAGAGTGTGCCTCTTTTTTAAAAGAAAAGTATAATATTTCTGCATTAATCGCTGCCTGCAACACTATTTCTTCACATGCTATTCCTGATTTAGACAACTCATTAAATATCCCTGTTTTAGGTGTTATTAAACCGGGTGCAAAATATGCCGTAGATTTAACTAAAAATAAAAAAATTGGTGTGCTTGGCACTCATGCGACAGTCAACAGTAAATCATATATCCATGCAATAAAAGAAATACTGCCTGATGCTCAGGTTTATCAGCAGGCATGCCCGCTTTTTGTGCCGCTTGTGGAGGAAGCTGTTATTTCTGGCAAGATGGCAGAAACAGTTGTAGAAGAAACACTTAAAAATATTGCAGAAACTGGCATAGACACTGTAATTTTAGGCTGCACTCATTACCCAGTATTAAAAGATTTAATTGCAAAATATCTGCCTAATGTTTCTATTGTAGACAGCACTCACTATATTATAGAAGATATTAAAAAATTAAATTTATCAGATACAGAAAAAGGTCTTAGAGAAGTGCTTGTAACAGATGATACACCTGCATTTTTATCTCTTAAAAATATTCTTGTTGGCAATGTGCCTGTGCAGGTAGTTGATATTAATAAGTAA
- a CDS encoding class I SAM-dependent RNA methyltransferase: MEITDTAYGGAGVGRSESGQVIFVQKTVEGDIVEAEIFDDKKSFAFARLIKIVKPSHLRVKPLCSAADICGGCSFAHIDYEAQKNIKKHIVLNQFRKYKHNMPEIKIVESSSKEYRLRATARSRNGKIGFFEHGTNKLVMAEKCPVIKESLYKKMKEFAEINNLSGEIYAIENDEGLSLADIRAESIDYKHIGSFEGVCINNKKYGCSNIAFNTAYGAVQVTHKSFFQANRYLLNDFQEYASSLVSNSLDIVELYAGSGFFTCALMAKGRVEACEYEQVSANLGRQSGYNIKISDSGIFLSKIKKCDCIFLDPPRNGADKKVIEHIKRLHPYEIIYVSCNPITLARDIIRLEEKYKITDFTLYDMYPDTYHIESVVRLQRI, encoded by the coding sequence TTGGAAATAACAGATACAGCTTATGGTGGAGCTGGTGTTGGCAGAAGTGAAAGCGGGCAGGTAATATTTGTGCAGAAAACTGTGGAAGGCGATATAGTAGAAGCAGAAATATTTGATGATAAAAAAAGTTTTGCTTTTGCACGCCTTATTAAAATAGTTAAGCCATCACATTTGAGAGTTAAACCATTATGCTCTGCAGCTGATATATGTGGCGGCTGTTCTTTTGCTCATATTGATTATGAAGCACAAAAAAATATAAAAAAACACATAGTATTAAACCAGTTTAGAAAATATAAGCATAATATGCCTGAAATAAAAATTGTGGAAAGCAGCAGTAAAGAATACAGGCTGAGAGCAACAGCAAGAAGCAGAAATGGCAAAATTGGTTTTTTTGAGCATGGCACAAATAAACTTGTTATGGCAGAAAAATGTCCTGTAATTAAAGAAAGTCTTTATAAGAAAATGAAAGAATTTGCAGAGATTAATAACTTATCTGGTGAAATATATGCAATAGAAAATGATGAGGGGTTATCGCTTGCAGATATAAGGGCAGAAAGTATTGATTATAAACATATAGGCAGTTTTGAAGGGGTATGTATAAATAATAAAAAATATGGTTGTTCAAATATAGCTTTTAATACAGCTTATGGAGCCGTGCAGGTTACACACAAATCATTTTTTCAGGCAAATAGGTATTTACTAAATGATTTTCAAGAGTATGCTTCAAGTCTTGTATCAAATAGTTTAGATATTGTGGAGCTTTATGCTGGTTCTGGTTTTTTTACATGTGCATTAATGGCAAAAGGCAGAGTGGAAGCATGTGAATATGAGCAGGTTTCAGCAAATTTAGGCAGGCAGTCAGGTTATAATATAAAAATCAGTGACAGCGGCATATTTTTATCAAAAATCAAAAAATGTGACTGCATTTTTTTAGACCCGCCTAGAAATGGTGCAGATAAAAAAGTAATAGAACACATAAAAAGATTACATCCTTATGAGATAATATATGTTTCATGCAACCCGATTACTCTTGCCCGCGATATAATAAGGCTTGAAGAAAAATATAAAATAACTGATTTTACACTATATGATATGTATCCTGATACTTATCATATAGAAAGTGTTGTAAGGCTTCAAAGGATATAG
- the rdgB gene encoding RdgB/HAM1 family non-canonical purine NTP pyrophosphatase has product MVLYVATKNQGKIKEINKIMERADIICKSFPDMEDVEETGNTFEENAKIKADFLSSKLKDEYVIADDSGLSVDALNGAPGIYSARYSGTHGDDKANNIKILKEMQEKKDRKCRFICAIALSKNGKTVKTFHGELEGEVGYEERGENGFGYDSIFLLPNGKTTAEIEHNEKNKISHRYKALEKLRDYLNKVI; this is encoded by the coding sequence ATGGTTTTATATGTAGCAACAAAAAATCAAGGGAAAATAAAAGAAATAAATAAAATTATGGAACGAGCAGATATTATATGCAAATCTTTTCCTGATATGGAAGATGTGGAAGAAACAGGTAATACTTTTGAAGAAAATGCAAAAATTAAGGCTGATTTTTTATCTTCTAAGTTAAAAGATGAATATGTAATAGCAGATGATTCAGGCTTATCAGTTGATGCTTTAAATGGAGCACCGGGCATTTATTCTGCTAGATATTCAGGCACTCATGGTGATGATAAAGCCAATAATATAAAGATATTAAAGGAAATGCAGGAGAAAAAAGACAGGAAATGCAGGTTTATTTGCGCAATAGCTCTGTCAAAAAATGGTAAAACTGTTAAAACATTTCATGGAGAGCTTGAAGGTGAAGTAGGGTATGAAGAAAGGGGTGAAAATGGTTTTGGGTATGACAGCATATTTTTACTGCCAAATGGAAAAACTACAGCAGAAATAGAACATAATGAAAAAAATAAAATAAGCCACAGATATAAAGCATTAGAAAAATTAAGAGATTATCTGAATAAAGTAATATGA
- a CDS encoding transglycosylase domain-containing protein, with the protein MKKLIAVFIILFVLQLAAGLALYIHSEVEYIKVYVPETDNIAAYNDTIAFTVYGQNDFVMYQKYYVRQEKLRGDYDISQIMPMVEILINERYNTVKEQGIERWKKIILNYQGIEPFSLEAAAYLHYTDMLISKSRLSGFKKELLRWYTIDKLHNQYSRVGITKLFLDSSNYAENIYGIAAASKYYFNKDIKEINYLQTAFLLSVISFSNKHYDPVKDYQELDRKARSILNKLYQQNIISSSRLAEYMAMSIKLEPENIKIVEPAYLNGVFKQIADIKEIKENLGKKNIEIYTGYNEKANLAARSALNEYFKDKDDKLQAAFVLINNNTQEIMAAIGSRQYDTKVNRALTTSRQMASTFKPVVFLAAFEKGIKPSDQIIDMPYDFRVGDIIYRPNNYNGYFMGKIPIRYAFTYSLNNSTVKLAEHVGLDYICELSKSMGMNDEVKPFYAMALGAFPATPLTVAQIYSTIGNMGEYKKAVLATGYKISSKYVDLRPQGERVVSAEAAYQTLYIMQTVASRGTARGANLLKGTGAKTGTSNDTKDAWTATVFGDYTAVVWVGYDDLSPITYAGSGGRLAAPVISSFQRKYFGADAEFSFKTPKNIVYKRVNARTGYLTNKKNTGTYLEAYNKNKLPKYE; encoded by the coding sequence ATGAAAAAATTAATTGCAGTTTTTATTATTTTGTTTGTTTTGCAGCTTGCAGCAGGTCTTGCTTTATATATTCATTCAGAAGTTGAATATATAAAAGTATATGTGCCTGAAACAGATAATATTGCTGCATATAATGATACAATAGCTTTTACTGTTTACGGGCAGAATGATTTTGTAATGTATCAAAAATATTATGTCAGGCAGGAAAAGCTCCGTGGCGATTATGATATATCTCAGATTATGCCAATGGTGGAAATCCTGATAAATGAAAGATATAATACAGTAAAAGAGCAGGGTATAGAAAGGTGGAAAAAGATAATATTAAATTATCAGGGCATAGAGCCGTTCTCTCTGGAAGCTGCTGCATATCTTCATTATACAGATATGCTTATATCTAAAAGCAGGCTTTCCGGTTTTAAAAAAGAGCTTTTACGCTGGTATACTATTGATAAGCTGCATAACCAATACAGCAGAGTAGGAATTACCAAGCTTTTTTTAGACAGTTCTAACTATGCAGAAAATATTTATGGAATAGCTGCAGCATCAAAATATTATTTTAATAAAGATATAAAAGAAATCAACTATTTACAGACTGCTTTTTTATTATCTGTAATATCTTTTTCAAATAAACATTATGACCCTGTAAAAGATTATCAGGAGTTAGACAGGAAAGCACGCAGTATTTTAAATAAACTTTATCAGCAGAATATTATATCATCCAGCAGGCTGGCAGAATATATGGCAATGTCTATTAAATTAGAGCCTGAAAATATAAAGATAGTGGAGCCTGCATATTTAAATGGAGTATTTAAACAGATAGCAGATATTAAAGAGATAAAAGAAAATCTTGGAAAAAAGAATATAGAAATATATACAGGTTATAATGAAAAGGCAAATCTTGCAGCAAGAAGTGCATTGAATGAGTATTTTAAAGATAAAGATGATAAGCTGCAGGCAGCTTTTGTTCTGATTAATAATAATACTCAGGAGATAATGGCAGCAATAGGCAGCAGACAGTATGATACAAAGGTTAATAGAGCACTAACTACATCAAGGCAGATGGCTTCTACATTTAAGCCAGTTGTATTTTTAGCAGCCTTTGAAAAAGGAATAAAGCCATCAGACCAGATTATAGACATGCCTTATGATTTCAGGGTAGGCGATATAATATACAGACCAAACAATTATAATGGTTATTTTATGGGAAAAATTCCTATCCGCTATGCTTTTACATATTCTCTTAATAATTCAACAGTAAAACTTGCAGAGCATGTTGGGCTTGATTATATATGTGAATTAAGTAAGTCAATGGGTATGAATGATGAAGTTAAACCATTTTATGCTATGGCTTTGGGTGCATTTCCTGCTACCCCATTGACTGTTGCTCAAATTTATTCTACAATAGGCAATATGGGGGAGTATAAAAAGGCTGTCCTTGCAACAGGGTATAAAATCAGCAGTAAGTATGTAGATTTAAGGCCACAGGGTGAGAGAGTAGTTTCTGCTGAGGCTGCATATCAGACATTATATATTATGCAGACAGTAGCAAGCAGAGGCACAGCACGAGGAGCAAACCTGCTTAAAGGCACAGGTGCTAAAACTGGCACATCTAATGATACAAAAGATGCTTGGACTGCCACTGTTTTTGGTGATTATACAGCAGTAGTGTGGGTTGGCTATGATGATTTAAGCCCTATAACTTATGCAGGCAGTGGTGGAAGGCTTGCTGCCCCTGTAATATCTTCATTTCAGCGGAAATATTTTGGAGCAGATGCTGAATTTTCATTCAAGACACCTAAAAATATTGTATATAAAAGAGTAAATGCAAGAACAGGATATTTAACAAACAAGAAAAATACTGGCACATATTTAGAAGCATATAATAAAAATAAACTTCCTAAGTATGAATAA
- a CDS encoding shikimate kinase codes for MENLKNKQDRIYLTGFMGTGKSTAGAYLSRVTSRRVIDTDSLIEKETGMSIAEIFKLHDEAYFRKLERSVLTSTFQLQNVIIATGGGLPCYKDNMKLINANGISVCLMARPDVIISRLSFEKNIRPLLMGEDRIDKLNLLMQKRVYYYISADILVDTSDKSIDEIVKYICAEAGIKK; via the coding sequence ATGGAAAATTTAAAGAATAAACAAGACCGTATTTATCTAACAGGATTTATGGGGACAGGCAAAAGCACAGCAGGTGCATATTTAAGCCGTGTTACTTCCCGCAGAGTTATTGATACAGACAGCCTTATTGAAAAAGAAACAGGTATGAGTATCGCTGAAATTTTTAAATTACATGATGAAGCTTATTTTAGGAAGCTTGAACGAAGTGTATTAACAAGCACTTTTCAGTTACAGAATGTTATCATAGCAACAGGTGGCGGGCTGCCCTGCTATAAAGATAATATGAAGCTTATTAATGCAAACGGCATTTCTGTATGCCTTATGGCACGGCCTGATGTGATAATATCCAGATTATCATTTGAAAAAAATATCCGTCCACTGCTTATGGGAGAAGATAGAATAGATAAATTAAATTTACTTATGCAAAAAAGAGTGTATTATTATATATCAGCAGATATATTAGTAGATACATCAGATAAATCTATTGATGAAATAGTAAAATATATATGTGCAGAGGCAGGGATTAAAAAATGA